The following are from one region of the Camarhynchus parvulus chromosome 3, STF_HiC, whole genome shotgun sequence genome:
- the PRDM1 gene encoding PR domain zinc finger protein 1 isoform X2: protein MKMDMEDADMTLWTEADFEEKCTYIVNDHPLDPSADGGTLTQAEASLPRNLTFKYASNCKEVTGVISKEYIPKGTRFGPLVGEIYTSDTVPKNANRKYFWRIYSSGELHHFIDGFNEDKSNWMRYVNPGYSVQEQNLAACQNGMNIYFYTIKPIPANQELLVWYCRDFAERLHYPPSRELTMMNLTQTHINPKQHSTDKDELYQKSVPKKEHSVKEILKMESNPPKGKDFFQTNISPVNPEKDLDDLCKNYSPERCFFPRVVYPIRPHIPEDYLKASLAYGMDRPSYITHSPIQASTTPSPSGRSSPDQSLKSSSPHSSPGVTVSPLAPTSQEHREPYSYLNGSYGSEGLGSYPGYAPPGHLSPAFLPSYNPHYPKFLLPPFNMSCNNLSALNNINGINNFNLFPRMYPLYGNLLSGGSLSHHMLNPTTLPSSLPSEGGRRLLQPDHPRDFLIPAPNSAFSITGAAASMKDKPCSPTSGSPTAGTAASSEHIMQPKPTSVVLAATGGEEAMNLIKSKRNVTGYKTLPYPLKKQNGKIKYECNVCSKTFGQLSNLKVHLRVHSGERPFKCQTCNKGFTQLAHLQKHYLVHTGEKPHECQVCHKRFSSTSNLKTHLRLHSGEKPYQCKLCPAKFTQFVHLKLHKRLHTRERPHKCIHCHKSYIHFCSLQVHLKGNCPVAPASGRSMEDLNRINEEIEKFDISDNADKLEEVEDNIDLTSIVEKDILTMLRREMEGANLKVSLQRNLGNGLISSGCNLYESSDMSVMKLPHGHPLPLLPVKVKQETIEPMDP, encoded by the exons GTCACTGGAGTGATAAGCAAAGAGTACATCCCAAAAGGAACACGCTTTGGACCCCTGGTGGGAGAGATCTATACCAGTGATACGGTTCCCAagaatgcaaacagaaaatacttttggCGG ATCTATTCAAGTGGTGAACTTCACCACTTCATTGATGGATTTAACGAGGACAAGAGCAACTGGATGCGTTATGTAAACCCTGGCTACTCTGTTCAGGAGCAGAACTTGGCTGCTTGTCAGAATGGAATGAACATCTACTTCTATACCATCAAGCCCATCCCTGCCAACCAAGAGCTCCTTGTGTGGTATTGCCGAGACTTTGCAGAGAGGCTGCACTATCCCCCCTCCAGAGAGCTGACAATGATGAACCTCA CACAAACCCACATTAatccaaagcagcacagcactgataAAGATGAGCTTTATCAGAAAAGCGTCCCAAAGAAGGAGCACAGTGtgaaagaaattctgaaaatggAATCCAATCCTCCTAAAGGAAAAGACTTCTTTCAGACCAACATTTCACCAGTTAATCCAGAAAAAGACTTGGATGATTTATGTAAGAACTATAGCCCAGAGAGGTGTTTCTTCCCTCGAGTTGTCTACCCGATCCGACCTCACATTCCTGAAGACTATCTGAAAGCTTCCTTAGCATATGGCATGGACAGACCCAGCTACATTACTCACTCACCCATCCAGGCATCTACTACACCAAGTCCTTCCgggaggagcagcccagacCAAAGTTTAAAAAGTTCAAGCCCTCACAGTAGTCCGGGTGTCACAGTTTCACCTCTGGCACCTACTTCCCAAGAGCACAGAGAGCCATACTCTTACTTGAATGGATCATATGGCTCAGAAGGATTGGGGTCTTATCCTGGATATGCACCTCCTGGCCACCTCTCACCTGCCTTTCTACCGTCCTATAACCCCCATTACCCCAAATTCCTGTTACCTCCATTCAATATGAGCTGTAATAACCTGAGCGCTTTGAACAATATCAATGGCATCAACAATTTCAATCTCTTCCCAAGGATGTACCCTCTTTATGGCAACCTGCTCAGTGGAGGTAGCCTTTCCCACCACATGCTCAACCCCACCACACTCCCCAGCTCATTGCCCAGTGAAGGAGGCCGTCGACTGCTGCAGCCTGATCATCCAAGAGACTTCCTCATACCAGCACCCAACAGTGCCTTCTCTATCACGGGCGCTGCTGCCAGCATGAAGGACAAGCCATGCAGCCCTACCAGTGGGTCCCCCACCGCTGGTACAGCAGCCAGTTCGGAACACATAATGCAACCTAAACCTACCTCAGTGGTGTTGGCTGCCACCGGCGGTGAAGAAGCCATGAATCTCATTAAAAGTAAGAGGAATGTGACCGGTTACAAAACCCTCCCATACCcactgaaaaagcagaatgGGAAGATCAAGTACGAATGCAATGTTTGCTCCAAGACCTTTGGCCAGCTCTCCAATCTAAAG GTGCACCTCCGAGTACACAGTGGAGAGAGACCATTTAAATGCCAGACTTGCAATAAGGGCTTCACACAGCTGGCTCACCTCCAGAAGCACTATCTGGTACATACGGGAGAAAAACCCCACGAGTGTCAG GTTTGTCACAAGCggttcagcagcaccagcaatCTCAAAACCCACCTGCGGCTCCACTCTGGAGAAAAGCCTTACCAGTGCAAGCTCTGCCCAGCCAAATTCACCCAGTTTGTGCACCTGAAGCTGCACAAGCGTCTCCACACCCGGGAACGCCCCCATAAATGCATCCACTGCCACAAGAGCTACATTCACTTCTGCAGCCTCCAGGTCCACCTGAAGGGCAACTGCCCTGTCGCCCCGGCCTCCGGCCGCTCCATGGAGGACCTGAACCGAATCAATGAGGAGATCGAGAAGTTCGACATCAGTGACAATGCTGACAAGCTGGAAGAAGTGGAGGACAATATCGACTTAACATCGATCGTGGAGAAGGATATACTGACCATGCTCAGGAGGGAAATGGAAGGAGCTAACCTGAAAGTCTCTCTGCAGAGGAACCTGGGAAATGGGCTTATCTCCTCAGGATGCAACCTTTACGAGTCGTCAGATATGTCAGTTATGAAGTTGCCTCACGGTCACCCACTACCTCTGTTACCTGTAAAGGTCAAGCAAGAAACAATTGAACCAATGGACCCTTAA